A DNA window from Nitrospira sp. contains the following coding sequences:
- a CDS encoding Histidine kinase (MaGe:77308906) — MTSTVSFSLLESRVARRMLGLFVLCALIPTSILGWVSYQHVTDQLIQQTSARLKRESKSQGMALINHFLAMKTDLERLATQFPSDETALQDAMLPAAVKEPGHRFRELRLLRYGSPAQHQLDESQVNHLAAGKTLLRLQPGAHNVTTFVLLRAVNPGRLDAGLLWALVDEQLLWQTQDKEILPPDTDLILEGPDRQILYATVHGQISLPNLQRQDLTRPMAETFVGELDGHEQILSTWTIPLRYHFLAAPWVIALSQPKEIALAPVDQFRHTFFFVMALALSVIVLLSLAHIRRSLHPVTLLQEGTMRLAEGDFSTRVAVHSRDEFEELANSFNRMTSQLSQQFHTLETLAAISQAILSSQDPRATIRLVQSRISESLPCQAIGMTLFQTDRSHATLLAVLQLNASSGEAFTETPCLLSPSDLAFLEAHPHHALIPALSLPEYLKALAAPEQASVALFPIIVDHLASGLLALAFRQETIPSKDELAAVRRLADHVAVALANHRAMEARLRAQIELTGAVDAQHHAEEQASALQAENRQLETKEERLQTQQRATLALVKDRTVFEDSLTAAAKQITETAAQSLSVERASIWIFDEIGQALYCLDRYSRSEKDHGLEPTLVPHQCPIYFEALRRESVIAAAHAQQHDSFREFASGTFALKQIASRLDAPFFTKAGLAGVITIEHVGASRQWAQDEEQFTQALANLMTLILEAARRREAEDALAIAKLAAEDAAKAKAEFLANMSHEIRTPMNGVIGMTEILARTALSSTQRHYVETIRTSGDTLLALINDILDFSKIEAGKLDIHPAAIDLRDLIERTTEQLAERAQQKGLQLLAEYDPAAPAAVIGDPVRIRQIATNLLGNAIKFTQQGDVRLSVTLDSPASRELGPAIFRIAVTDTGTGISPEGQARLFQSFSQVDGSSTRVHGGTGLGLSICKQLSKLMGGAIVVQSGIGQGSTFSVTLPLPLQADRGAERASDPALADLRICAAVSHPATRLLLIQYLSSWGLVPKIADTGAEFLEQVMGELATEGGRVIALIDDTFADMTDIHVLQDLQSDATLAEAGILRLLSFTRRAEAEQDPVFGKIPFVTKPLRYHALHDALQSLLGNTPIPAASPLSAPASTPHLAGAVLLGEDNPVNQEIARLMLENLGCSVTVAQNGREVVDCVKKTRYDLVLMDCQMPDMDGFEATRLIRAWESELGSTESKRPIPIVALTAHATTGDRAHCLASGMNDYLSKPFTMEQLHRMVTLWLAQNAAAKIPMLAQSTQAPDTQPTAVESAAYQTVDRQAWQSITALQRPGKPDMLGKILTLYLTDSQQLVDQIHRGVAAGEARLVSDAAHSLKSRSAVLGAVSLSDLCKQIEAIGRGGPLADAEPLLTPLDTAFTHACQVFQAELEQRAA, encoded by the coding sequence ATGACATCCACGGTTTCTTTCTCGCTTCTCGAAAGTCGTGTCGCGCGCCGCATGCTGGGACTCTTCGTCCTCTGCGCCCTCATCCCAACATCCATTCTGGGATGGGTGTCCTATCAGCATGTTACAGACCAGTTGATCCAGCAAACCTCCGCACGTCTTAAACGGGAGAGCAAGTCACAGGGGATGGCGCTCATCAACCACTTTCTGGCCATGAAGACCGATCTTGAGCGACTCGCAACCCAATTCCCCTCGGATGAAACGGCGCTTCAGGATGCGATGCTGCCAGCTGCCGTGAAGGAACCCGGCCATCGTTTCCGCGAACTCCGGCTGCTCAGATATGGCAGCCCGGCGCAACACCAGTTAGACGAAAGCCAGGTGAACCATCTTGCGGCAGGCAAGACGCTGCTCCGGTTGCAACCTGGCGCGCACAATGTGACGACGTTCGTCCTGCTCCGCGCCGTCAACCCCGGCCGATTGGACGCGGGACTGCTGTGGGCCCTTGTCGATGAGCAGCTCCTCTGGCAAACCCAGGACAAAGAAATCCTGCCGCCCGACACCGATCTCATCCTTGAAGGCCCAGACCGGCAGATCCTCTACGCCACCGTGCATGGCCAAATTTCTCTTCCTAATCTCCAACGGCAAGATTTAACTCGCCCCATGGCGGAAACCTTTGTTGGAGAACTCGACGGCCATGAACAGATTCTCAGTACCTGGACCATTCCTCTCCGCTATCACTTTCTGGCGGCTCCCTGGGTGATCGCCCTGAGTCAGCCAAAAGAAATCGCCTTGGCCCCGGTCGATCAATTTCGTCACACCTTCTTTTTTGTCATGGCACTAGCCTTGAGCGTCATCGTGCTGCTCAGCCTCGCGCATATCCGCCGAAGTCTCCATCCCGTGACTCTGCTTCAAGAAGGAACCATGAGACTGGCGGAGGGAGATTTTTCCACCCGGGTGGCCGTCCACAGTCGCGACGAATTTGAGGAGCTGGCCAATTCCTTCAACCGCATGACCAGCCAGCTCAGCCAGCAATTTCACACGCTGGAAACGCTCGCGGCCATCAGTCAGGCCATTCTCTCAAGCCAAGATCCGCGGGCCACGATCAGGCTCGTACAATCCCGGATCTCGGAAAGTCTCCCGTGCCAGGCCATTGGCATGACCCTGTTTCAGACAGACCGGTCGCACGCCACCCTGCTGGCCGTGCTACAGCTGAACGCCTCATCGGGCGAAGCATTCACGGAAACACCCTGCTTGCTTTCTCCCTCCGATCTCGCCTTTCTCGAGGCCCACCCTCACCATGCGCTGATCCCAGCGCTCTCCTTGCCGGAATATCTGAAAGCGCTGGCTGCCCCCGAACAGGCCAGTGTCGCGCTCTTTCCGATCATCGTGGACCATCTCGCCAGCGGCCTGCTGGCGCTCGCGTTTCGACAAGAGACCATCCCCTCGAAGGACGAATTGGCCGCAGTCCGCCGCCTCGCCGATCATGTTGCCGTCGCGCTTGCCAATCACCGCGCGATGGAAGCCCGCCTGCGCGCCCAAATCGAGCTGACAGGAGCCGTCGACGCACAACACCATGCCGAGGAACAGGCCTCAGCACTGCAAGCCGAAAACAGGCAGCTGGAAACGAAGGAAGAGCGGTTGCAAACTCAACAGCGCGCCACGCTGGCGCTCGTGAAAGACCGGACGGTCTTCGAAGACTCGCTGACCGCTGCCGCCAAACAAATCACCGAGACCGCAGCGCAATCGCTTTCAGTGGAGCGGGCCAGCATATGGATCTTCGATGAGATCGGGCAGGCGCTCTATTGCCTCGACCGCTATAGTCGCTCGGAAAAAGATCACGGGCTGGAACCCACGCTTGTGCCACACCAATGTCCAATCTATTTTGAAGCGCTCCGGCGAGAGTCGGTGATTGCCGCCGCTCACGCTCAACAGCATGACTCCTTCCGGGAGTTCGCCTCCGGCACTTTTGCTCTAAAACAAATCGCGTCCCGGCTGGATGCCCCCTTCTTCACCAAAGCCGGATTGGCCGGCGTGATTACCATCGAGCATGTCGGGGCGTCACGGCAATGGGCTCAGGACGAAGAGCAATTTACGCAAGCCTTGGCAAATCTGATGACACTCATTCTGGAAGCCGCCCGCCGCCGCGAAGCGGAAGACGCACTCGCCATCGCCAAACTCGCGGCCGAAGACGCGGCCAAAGCAAAGGCGGAATTCCTCGCGAACATGAGCCATGAGATCCGGACCCCGATGAACGGCGTGATTGGGATGACGGAAATCCTGGCGCGCACCGCTCTGTCCAGCACCCAACGCCACTACGTCGAAACCATTCGCACTTCCGGCGACACGTTGCTGGCCCTCATTAACGATATTCTCGACTTCTCGAAAATCGAGGCCGGAAAGCTAGACATTCATCCAGCGGCCATCGATCTCCGAGACCTGATTGAGCGCACAACAGAACAGCTGGCCGAACGCGCGCAGCAAAAAGGCCTCCAGCTGCTGGCGGAGTACGATCCAGCAGCCCCTGCCGCCGTCATCGGCGACCCTGTTCGCATCCGTCAGATCGCGACGAATCTTCTGGGGAACGCCATCAAGTTCACCCAGCAGGGCGATGTGCGCCTATCCGTCACCCTAGACTCACCGGCGTCGCGAGAACTTGGGCCGGCCATCTTCCGCATTGCGGTCACCGATACGGGGACAGGCATCAGCCCCGAAGGGCAAGCGAGGCTCTTTCAGTCGTTTTCTCAAGTGGACGGGTCCTCGACCAGAGTCCACGGCGGCACCGGCCTGGGACTCAGCATTTGCAAACAGCTCAGCAAATTGATGGGTGGCGCCATCGTGGTCCAGAGCGGCATCGGTCAAGGCAGCACGTTTTCGGTCACCCTTCCCTTGCCACTACAGGCCGATCGCGGCGCGGAACGCGCATCCGATCCCGCACTCGCAGACCTTCGAATATGCGCCGCCGTGAGTCATCCCGCGACGAGGCTGCTGTTGATACAATATCTCTCCAGCTGGGGTCTTGTGCCCAAGATCGCAGACACCGGCGCGGAATTTCTTGAGCAGGTGATGGGCGAACTCGCAACGGAAGGCGGCCGGGTCATTGCGCTTATCGATGACACATTCGCGGACATGACAGATATTCACGTGCTGCAAGATCTTCAGTCCGACGCCACCCTCGCAGAGGCCGGCATCCTGAGGCTCCTGTCCTTTACTCGCCGGGCCGAGGCCGAACAAGACCCGGTGTTCGGCAAGATTCCCTTCGTGACCAAACCGCTCCGGTACCACGCGCTCCATGATGCGCTCCAGAGTCTTCTTGGCAACACTCCAATACCTGCCGCGTCGCCGCTATCCGCACCGGCCTCAACGCCCCACTTAGCCGGCGCGGTCTTGTTGGGCGAGGACAATCCTGTCAATCAGGAGATTGCCCGGCTAATGCTCGAAAATTTGGGCTGCTCCGTCACCGTCGCACAGAACGGCCGAGAGGTAGTCGATTGTGTGAAGAAAACTCGCTACGACCTTGTCTTGATGGATTGCCAGATGCCCGACATGGATGGATTCGAAGCCACCCGCCTCATACGGGCATGGGAAAGCGAATTAGGCAGCACCGAGTCGAAGCGGCCGATTCCTATCGTGGCGCTGACTGCCCATGCGACCACGGGAGATCGCGCCCACTGCCTGGCATCGGGCATGAACGACTACTTGTCCAAACCCTTCACCATGGAACAATTGCACCGAATGGTGACTTTATGGCTGGCGCAGAACGCGGCGGCTAAGATCCCGATGCTTGCCCAGTCCACCCAGGCGCCAGATACTCAGCCGACAGCGGTCGAATCCGCGGCTTACCAGACCGTCGACCGGCAAGCATGGCAGTCGATTACCGCCCTGCAACGGCCAGGGAAGCCGGACATGCTCGGCAAGATCCTGACCCTCTACCTCACGGACTCGCAACAACTCGTCGATCAGATTCACCGAGGAGTCGCCGCAGGCGAAGCCCGGCTCGTCAGTGACGCCGCGCACAGCCTGAAATCGCGCAGCGCCGTCCTCGGGGCGGTTTCGTTGTCGGACTTGTGCAAGCAGATCGAAGCGATCGGTCGCGGTGGACCCCTTGCGGACGCGGAGCCGCTGCTCACTCCGCTCGATACTGCCTTTACCCATGCCTGCCAGGTGTTTCAAGCCGAACTCGAACAGCGAGCCGCATAG
- a CDS encoding hypothetical protein (Evidence 4 : Unknown function but conserved in other organisms; MaGe:77308908), which produces MRPNPLVILGSGYTARFLWPLVADRSPTVYATSRSPEQHLSYVPVKQRLRFDLLQPATWTHITQEADLIWCFPAAPIDLVRQFTASLSGSTRRLVVLGSTSAYDQGDSQAYPPPWIDETAPIDLTKPRVQGEEYLRKEAGAIVLRIAGIYGPERNPLDWIRTGRVIPSRKYVNLIHVADLAAICLAALERGMPGETYNVSDGQPRTWNDIYGTMNDRDTFNPVRTAAQEEAGKRIASTKLLHNLDLRLTHADLYRSLHELESQKKP; this is translated from the coding sequence GTGCGACCCAATCCCCTCGTCATACTCGGCTCAGGCTACACGGCCCGTTTTCTCTGGCCGCTCGTCGCCGATCGCTCCCCAACAGTCTACGCCACCAGCCGCTCGCCGGAGCAGCATCTCAGCTATGTGCCGGTCAAGCAACGTCTCCGGTTTGACCTGTTACAGCCGGCCACCTGGACACATATCACGCAAGAAGCCGACCTCATATGGTGCTTTCCGGCAGCGCCGATCGATCTTGTCCGGCAATTCACTGCGTCGCTGAGCGGCTCAACCCGCCGGCTGGTCGTACTCGGCAGCACCTCCGCCTACGATCAGGGAGACTCCCAGGCATACCCGCCACCATGGATCGATGAAACCGCGCCGATCGATCTGACCAAACCGCGCGTGCAAGGCGAGGAGTATCTCCGCAAGGAAGCGGGCGCCATTGTGCTGCGTATCGCCGGCATTTATGGGCCAGAGAGAAATCCACTCGACTGGATCCGAACCGGCCGCGTCATACCGTCACGCAAATATGTGAATCTGATTCATGTCGCAGATCTCGCGGCCATCTGCCTTGCCGCGCTGGAACGAGGCATGCCAGGCGAAACGTACAATGTCAGCGACGGACAGCCCCGCACATGGAACGACATCTACGGAACGATGAATGATCGTGACACATTCAACCCTGTTCGCACAGCCGCACAGGAAGAAGCGGGAAAACGAATCGCTTCGACCAAATTGCTTCACAACCTGGACCTACGGCTGACCCACGCCGATCTCTACCGCTCGCTCCATGAGCTCGAATCCCAGAAGAAACCCTGA
- a CDS encoding putative 6-phosphogluconolactonase (Evidence 3 : Putative function from multiple computational evidences; Product type e : enzyme; MaGe:77308907) has protein sequence MRRVTMKKPIAIVCALSGLFLLTGCPSDGGDGAGGNFTLGGSNASAIAYVANQSSNDVSAYTFNSTTGALSAVAGSPFSVGTSPTAAAVSSNGAFVYVANSGGNTLSGFTANSATGVLTAVAGSPFAAGTTPSAVTVSPNNAFVFVANQGTNNVSVYSINSSTGVLSGVAGSPFGAGTNPAAVAVSPNGSFAYIANGGGDVSGYTINSSTGALSTVAGSPFGAGTNSSAVAVSPNGLFALVTNLGSNNISIYSINGSTGALSAVAGSPFSVGTSPIAVAVSPNGSFVYVTNQGSSNVSAFTINNTTGALTAVAGSPFSAGTSPAGVTVSPDGSFLYVANGGTNNVSAFTINGSTGVLAAVTGSPFSAGTAPSGIATPGRP, from the coding sequence ATGCGGAGAGTTACCATGAAGAAGCCGATAGCGATTGTGTGTGCGTTGTCAGGACTGTTTCTTCTCACCGGCTGTCCAAGTGACGGTGGCGATGGTGCCGGGGGAAATTTTACGCTGGGTGGGTCGAATGCTTCTGCTATTGCCTATGTGGCTAATCAAAGCTCCAACGATGTCTCGGCCTATACCTTTAACAGTACAACAGGCGCATTAAGTGCGGTGGCGGGGTCTCCATTTTCAGTTGGGACAAGTCCTACCGCAGCTGCGGTTTCCTCCAATGGGGCGTTTGTGTATGTGGCAAATTCCGGAGGTAATACCCTTTCAGGATTTACAGCGAATAGCGCAACCGGAGTACTCACAGCTGTCGCTGGGTCACCGTTTGCGGCAGGAACCACCCCCAGTGCTGTCACCGTCTCTCCGAATAACGCATTTGTATTTGTCGCAAACCAAGGCACCAACAACGTGTCGGTCTATTCGATCAACAGTTCGACCGGGGTGTTGTCCGGAGTCGCCGGTTCGCCATTCGGAGCAGGAACAAACCCGGCGGCAGTAGCAGTCTCTCCGAATGGTTCCTTCGCCTATATCGCAAATGGGGGAGGGGATGTGTCTGGGTATACAATCAATTCATCCACGGGAGCTCTCTCGACTGTCGCCGGATCGCCATTTGGAGCGGGAACCAATTCCAGTGCGGTTGCGGTAAGCCCCAATGGATTGTTTGCGCTTGTCACGAATCTAGGCTCTAACAACATCTCCATCTATTCGATTAATGGATCGACGGGTGCCTTGTCCGCCGTGGCGGGCTCGCCGTTTTCTGTAGGAACGAGTCCGATTGCCGTGGCCGTGTCGCCGAACGGGTCTTTTGTGTATGTAACCAATCAAGGTTCCAGCAATGTTTCGGCCTTTACGATCAACAATACGACCGGAGCATTGACGGCGGTTGCCGGATCGCCCTTCTCCGCGGGGACCAGTCCGGCTGGTGTGACGGTCTCACCCGATGGGTCTTTTCTCTATGTGGCAAATGGAGGGACCAACAATGTGTCCGCGTTTACCATCAACGGATCGACGGGCGTTCTTGCTGCGGTAACTGGATCGCCCTTCAGCGCGGGTACGGCTCCTTCTGGAATAGCAACGCCTGGGCGTCCGTAG
- a CDS encoding hypothetical protein (Evidence 4 : Unknown function but conserved in other organisms; MaGe:77308901), with protein sequence MTHAADISTNSGLPSQKRWTLRIAILTCLVIGTIAGAIFAMRQEAPAACPDELIGAWTTAAAGYENGMLVFTSHAVTFTVGDEHLEAQTIRRLKAAPDGLRILYTLVYGPSRRDEQTLSLYYHTRDRTLTFKNQSHLVWTRTAVES encoded by the coding sequence ATGACGCACGCGGCAGACATCAGCACCAACTCGGGCCTGCCCTCGCAGAAACGATGGACTCTCCGGATCGCAATCCTCACTTGCCTCGTCATCGGAACGATCGCCGGTGCGATCTTCGCCATGAGGCAAGAGGCTCCAGCCGCTTGTCCTGACGAGTTAATCGGCGCATGGACGACCGCCGCCGCTGGATACGAAAATGGAATGCTCGTGTTCACCAGCCATGCGGTGACATTCACCGTGGGGGACGAACATCTCGAGGCGCAGACGATCAGGCGGCTGAAGGCCGCTCCCGATGGTCTGCGCATACTCTACACGCTCGTGTACGGCCCCTCGCGACGCGACGAACAAACGCTGTCGCTCTACTACCACACCCGCGACCGGACCCTTACCTTCAAAAACCAATCCCATCTGGTCTGGACCAGGACCGCGGTGGAATCATGA
- a CDS encoding Methyl-accepting chemotaxis protein (MaGe:77308902), producing the protein MTGWFQRRQLFVHPIQYSYVVMTLLYFSCLIVVLYEAVLLPIAQPLDDPSLSWQEQARVATEFLNATARVWPWLLITFLGLLLHSLYFMHRIAGPLYRFKILFRSVGTGQIYQRVTLREHDYLHPEARDFNAMMNSLEQKIETLQLHCEIVSQAYEDVVVHVDHHAPNELTDALRTLESRILGLKTSLAEFQHQPASPPPDQQHIDFSDPRPMHSLASKKAA; encoded by the coding sequence ATGACCGGCTGGTTTCAGCGGAGACAATTGTTCGTCCACCCGATCCAATATTCGTATGTGGTCATGACGCTGCTCTACTTTTCCTGTTTGATCGTCGTGTTGTACGAAGCCGTCCTGTTGCCAATCGCGCAGCCTCTCGACGATCCGTCTCTTTCCTGGCAAGAGCAGGCTCGGGTCGCCACTGAATTTCTGAACGCGACGGCGCGAGTCTGGCCGTGGCTGCTCATCACCTTTCTGGGGCTCCTGCTGCACTCCCTGTATTTCATGCATCGCATCGCCGGCCCGCTCTATCGATTCAAGATTCTGTTCCGATCGGTCGGCACCGGCCAGATTTACCAGCGCGTCACCTTGCGCGAACACGACTATCTGCACCCGGAGGCCCGCGACTTTAACGCCATGATGAACAGCCTGGAGCAAAAGATCGAAACCTTGCAGCTGCACTGCGAGATTGTGTCTCAGGCTTACGAGGATGTGGTGGTGCATGTCGACCACCATGCCCCCAATGAACTCACCGACGCGCTCCGGACGCTCGAATCGAGAATACTCGGGCTCAAGACCAGTCTCGCTGAATTTCAGCATCAACCGGCGTCGCCGCCGCCGGATCAACAGCACATCGATTTTTCCGATCCGAGGCCGATGCATTCACTGGCCTCGAAGAAAGCCGCGTGA
- a CDS encoding hypothetical protein (Evidence 5 : Unknown function; MaGe:77308905), with protein MVEVEVAAAVAETEVEAGAGAEVEAGTGVGMGAEGERHAAAGNPGKTTSCTLSLLISTCTVWGRMAKPSRLSPPRKVTTTSFEPAMAPIMAWRKTSSPRES; from the coding sequence GTGGTGGAAGTGGAAGTAGCAGCAGCAGTAGCGGAAACGGAAGTGGAAGCGGGAGCGGGAGCGGAAGTGGAGGCGGGAACGGGAGTGGGAATGGGAGCGGAGGGGGAGCGACATGCGGCAGCGGGAAACCCAGGAAAGACCACTTCCTGCACCCTGTCACTTCTGATTTCGACCTGTACAGTATGGGGAAGGATGGCGAAACCGTCGCGCCTCTCACCGCCCAGAAAAGTCACGACGACGTCATTCGAGCCAGCGATGGCGCCTATTATGGCTTGGCGAAAAACTTCTAGCCCACGGGAATCATGA
- a CDS encoding hypothetical protein (Evidence 4 : Unknown function but conserved in other organisms; MaGe:77308903) yields MTVRRMNPTAQRPAGTSLPDGIPANLSSPPDSTEPGLRQKHTDSPASQTTERPQPWAHPLQIRVLSLMILYALLIFFMLAIPVFQPLTQAVADPALTWQERARAGTDLLTLHDHYWPWALGAACILVLQCVHAFRAMRHLTAPLVRLRQALPRIRDGNLSVTTRLCREDYLTAETALLNQMTAQLTAKLSACKQAHATLALDYDRLKQRLATTRELDVAKLTRPIDQDLADLRSALDWFKTYKE; encoded by the coding sequence GTGACCGTGCGCCGCATGAATCCGACCGCACAACGCCCAGCCGGAACGAGCCTGCCAGACGGCATTCCAGCCAATCTGTCTTCACCGCCTGACTCAACTGAGCCAGGCTTGCGTCAGAAACACACCGACTCTCCGGCAAGCCAAACCACGGAACGCCCCCAACCATGGGCCCATCCGCTCCAAATTCGCGTGCTCTCCCTCATGATCCTGTACGCGCTGCTCATCTTCTTCATGCTGGCCATTCCGGTGTTCCAGCCATTGACGCAAGCGGTTGCCGATCCAGCCCTCACCTGGCAGGAACGCGCCCGCGCCGGCACCGACTTGCTCACGCTGCACGACCACTACTGGCCATGGGCGCTGGGAGCGGCCTGCATCCTCGTCCTCCAATGTGTGCATGCCTTCCGAGCCATGCGCCATCTCACCGCGCCCCTCGTCCGCTTGAGGCAGGCCTTGCCTCGCATCCGAGACGGCAACCTGTCCGTCACTACCAGGCTATGCCGGGAAGACTATCTGACTGCTGAAACAGCACTCCTGAATCAGATGACTGCGCAACTCACCGCAAAACTCAGCGCCTGTAAGCAGGCCCACGCCACCCTCGCGCTCGATTACGACCGGCTCAAACAGCGCCTTGCGACAACGCGCGAACTGGATGTTGCCAAGCTCACGAGGCCCATCGATCAGGATCTCGCAGACCTGAGATCTGCACTGGATTGGTTTAAGACTTACAAAGAATAG
- a CDS encoding hypothetical protein (Evidence 4 : Unknown function but conserved in other organisms; MaGe:77308904), which yields MSRWRPETQAQPFGPTRRRTSPGLRHSGGFTLIELMIAVAILGILSSLAVPNYLDFIERAKVARSIAELHMIAGTVKGYAATSGQYPDTLAQAGLSALLDPWGNPYQYLRIDCGTNIMVGHLPPPDAPAHRFSGRVFPANNSLHLTRAQVSFAIGGGHSQNLIQLIAKGGNNSNSGSGGSGSSSSSSGNGSGSGSGSGSGGGNGSGNGSGGGATCGSGKPRKDHFLHPVTSDFDLYSMGKDGETVAPLTAQKSHDDVIRASDGAYYGLAKNF from the coding sequence ATGAGCAGATGGCGTCCAGAGACTCAGGCACAACCGTTCGGGCCAACCCGGCGCCGAACGTCGCCTGGCCTCCGGCACAGCGGCGGTTTCACGCTGATCGAGCTCATGATAGCCGTCGCCATTCTAGGCATCTTGAGCTCCCTGGCCGTACCGAACTACCTGGACTTCATCGAAAGGGCCAAGGTTGCCAGATCCATTGCCGAACTGCACATGATTGCAGGAACGGTGAAGGGCTATGCCGCGACCTCAGGGCAATATCCCGATACCCTGGCACAGGCGGGCCTGAGCGCATTGCTAGACCCTTGGGGAAATCCCTATCAGTACCTCCGAATCGATTGTGGGACCAATATCATGGTCGGCCATCTGCCCCCTCCCGACGCCCCGGCACATCGATTCTCTGGACGAGTCTTTCCCGCCAATAACTCTCTACATCTGACCCGCGCACAGGTTTCGTTCGCGATAGGCGGAGGCCATTCTCAAAATCTGATCCAGCTCATCGCTAAAGGAGGAAACAATAGCAACAGCGGAAGTGGTGGAAGTGGAAGTAGCAGCAGCAGTAGCGGAAACGGAAGTGGAAGCGGGAGCGGGAGCGGAAGTGGAGGCGGGAACGGGAGTGGGAATGGGAGCGGAGGGGGAGCGACATGCGGCAGCGGGAAACCCAGGAAAGACCACTTCCTGCACCCTGTCACTTCTGATTTCGACCTGTACAGTATGGGGAAGGATGGCGAAACCGTCGCGCCTCTCACCGCCCAGAAAAGTCACGACGACGTCATTCGAGCCAGCGATGGCGCCTATTATGGCTTGGCGAAAAACTTCTAG